Proteins from a genomic interval of Microbacterium imperiale:
- a CDS encoding DUF4229 domain-containing protein codes for MNARSAVVYSILRLLAFIVPFSLMMLFPVMREYYWLSAIFAALIGLSLSMLFLRRPLDDVATSLADRRTRRRSGEVADAEAEDAAS; via the coding sequence ATGAATGCCCGATCGGCCGTCGTCTACTCGATCCTGCGGCTGCTCGCCTTCATCGTCCCGTTCAGCCTGATGATGCTGTTCCCTGTCATGCGCGAGTACTACTGGCTGTCGGCGATCTTCGCCGCCCTCATCGGGCTCAGCCTGTCGATGCTCTTCCTGCGCCGCCCGCTCGACGACGTCGCCACGAGCCTCGCCGACCGTCGCACGCGGCGCCGCTCCGGCGAGGTCGCGGACGCCGAGGCGGAGGACGCCGCGTCCTGA
- a CDS encoding isochorismate synthase, with the protein MNDSAPAVRLRVVTREIDAVDDVLAFTDPHDPLVWSRRGDALAARGRALTFAPADGTGDARDIARWWRGVVESARIDDPVGLPGTGLVAFGALPFDPRPDARRRTASAPVSFTVPRVVVGRRGSRSWVTAISAEPEAPRPELPEVVGYGPHWSATVGPGALTPDGYQQAVRAGIDAIAAGEVGKVVLARDLAGTVPADADLRRLVRALGSGYPDTWGFAVDGLIGASPETLVTVSGGTVTARVLAGTIARGADADADTAASLSLATSSKDLDEHGYAVRSVLEALRPSTSSLVAGEQPFMLKLPNVWHLATDVEGRLDAEASALDLVAALHPTAAVAGTPTAAALDVIRRLEPFDRGRYAGPVGWIDANGDGEWAIALRCAQFHLDDDDDADAAAPIPFTAYAGAGIVSASDPESEMLETRVKFRPIVDALA; encoded by the coding sequence GTGAACGATTCTGCGCCCGCCGTCCGGCTGCGCGTGGTCACCCGCGAGATCGACGCCGTGGACGACGTCCTCGCCTTCACCGACCCGCACGATCCCCTCGTCTGGTCGCGCCGCGGCGACGCCCTCGCCGCGCGGGGACGCGCGCTGACGTTCGCACCCGCCGACGGTACGGGAGACGCCCGAGACATCGCCCGCTGGTGGCGCGGGGTGGTCGAGTCGGCCCGCATCGACGATCCCGTGGGGCTCCCGGGCACCGGACTCGTGGCCTTCGGCGCGCTGCCGTTCGATCCGCGACCCGACGCGCGCCGGCGCACAGCATCCGCTCCGGTGAGCTTCACGGTCCCCCGCGTCGTCGTCGGGCGGCGCGGTTCGCGATCGTGGGTCACCGCCATCTCTGCAGAGCCCGAAGCGCCCCGCCCGGAGCTGCCCGAGGTGGTCGGGTACGGACCGCACTGGTCGGCCACCGTCGGCCCGGGTGCGCTGACCCCCGACGGGTACCAGCAAGCGGTGCGGGCGGGCATCGACGCCATCGCCGCCGGTGAGGTCGGCAAGGTCGTCCTCGCTCGGGATCTCGCCGGCACCGTCCCCGCGGACGCCGACCTGCGCCGGCTCGTCCGGGCGCTCGGCTCGGGCTACCCCGACACGTGGGGCTTCGCCGTCGACGGCCTCATCGGCGCGAGCCCCGAGACGCTCGTGACGGTCTCGGGCGGCACCGTGACGGCCCGCGTGCTCGCCGGCACGATCGCCCGCGGCGCCGACGCCGACGCCGACACCGCGGCATCCCTCAGCCTCGCCACCAGCTCGAAGGACCTCGACGAGCACGGCTACGCCGTCCGCAGCGTGCTCGAGGCGCTGCGACCGTCGACATCGTCGCTCGTGGCCGGCGAGCAGCCGTTCATGCTCAAGCTGCCGAACGTCTGGCATCTCGCGACGGACGTCGAGGGACGCCTCGACGCCGAGGCGTCCGCGCTCGACCTCGTCGCGGCGCTGCACCCCACCGCCGCCGTCGCGGGGACGCCCACGGCTGCGGCCCTCGACGTGATCCGGCGGCTCGAGCCCTTCGACCGAGGCCGCTACGCCGGCCCCGTCGGCTGGATCGACGCGAACGGCGACGGCGAGTGGGCCATCGCGCTGCGCTGTGCGCAGTTCCATCTCGACGACGACGACGACGCCGACGCCGCCGCCCCGATTCCGTTCACCGCGTATGCGGGCGCGGGGATCGTCAGCGCGAGCGACCCGGAGTCGGAGATGCTCGAGACCCGGGTGAAGTTCCGCCCGATCGTCGACGCCCTGGCGTGA
- a CDS encoding carbohydrate ABC transporter permease, translating into MSATAPARKTRRSARARAEGRLGWILAGPAFVIMLLVTLYPIGQALFDSLFSLRLTAPDERSFVFFDNYRVVLGDPTFWRSMGVTLFITVVTVLLELVLGFLLALVMHRAIKRLRGLARTAILVPYGIITVVAAFAWFYAFDINSGGYVNNWLSWIPGFDPELNWFAEQGTSLVVIVLSEVWKTTPFISLLLLSGLAQVPGDLEEAAKVDGATNWEVMRRVILPNMKAAIMVAVLFRTLEAFRIFDNIYIMTGGANDTEALSLLAYNTSIGRLEIGLGSAISVLLFLSVLIIAAIFIKGFKVDLATGRNS; encoded by the coding sequence GTGAGCGCCACCGCACCTGCCCGGAAGACCCGTCGCTCAGCGCGGGCGCGCGCCGAGGGGCGCCTCGGCTGGATCCTCGCGGGACCGGCCTTCGTCATCATGCTGCTGGTCACGCTGTACCCGATCGGGCAGGCGCTGTTCGACTCGCTGTTCAGCCTCCGCCTGACCGCGCCGGACGAGCGGTCCTTCGTGTTCTTCGACAACTACCGCGTCGTCCTCGGCGACCCGACGTTCTGGCGCTCCATGGGCGTGACCCTCTTCATCACCGTCGTCACGGTGCTGCTCGAGCTCGTCCTCGGGTTCCTGCTGGCGCTCGTGATGCACCGCGCCATCAAGAGGCTGCGGGGCCTCGCGCGCACCGCGATCCTCGTGCCCTACGGCATCATCACCGTCGTCGCGGCCTTCGCGTGGTTCTACGCGTTCGACATCAACTCCGGCGGGTACGTCAACAACTGGCTGAGCTGGATCCCGGGCTTCGACCCCGAGCTCAACTGGTTCGCCGAGCAGGGCACGTCGCTCGTCGTCATCGTCCTGTCCGAGGTGTGGAAGACCACGCCGTTCATCTCGCTGCTGCTGCTGTCGGGCCTGGCGCAGGTGCCGGGCGACCTCGAGGAGGCCGCCAAGGTCGACGGCGCCACCAACTGGGAGGTCATGCGCCGCGTCATCCTGCCGAACATGAAAGCGGCGATCATGGTCGCCGTGCTGTTCCGCACCCTCGAGGCGTTCCGCATCTTCGACAACATCTACATCATGACCGGCGGTGCCAATGACACCGAGGCGTTGTCGTTGCTGGCGTACAACACCTCGATCGGACGCCTCGAGATCGGACTCGGCTCGGCCATCTCGGTGCTGCTGTTCCTCAGCGTCCTCATCATCGCGGCGATCTTCATCAAGGGCTTCAAAGTCGATCTGGCGACGGGACGGAACTCCTGA
- a CDS encoding class I SAM-dependent methyltransferase translates to MSSEPNRADLGKDPSRVSGMFDQVAGAYDRTNDILSLGQDRLWRIAATRAIAPQRGERILDLAAGTGASSVSLARSGAEVVAADFSPGMIAEGIRRYGAQAPGGGIPNLSFVEADATQLPFADAEFDVVTISFGLRNVNDPRRALAEMLRVTKPGGRLLISEFSHPPSRAFAGLYRFYNDRVLPVVARWVSSNAEAYDYLNESIRDWPDQRTLAGWIGEAGWTDVAHRDLSFGIVALHRAVKPAA, encoded by the coding sequence GTGAGCAGCGAGCCCAACCGCGCCGATCTCGGCAAGGACCCGTCCCGCGTGAGCGGCATGTTCGATCAGGTCGCCGGCGCGTACGACCGCACCAACGACATCCTCAGCCTCGGCCAGGACCGGCTGTGGCGGATCGCGGCGACGCGGGCCATCGCGCCCCAGCGCGGTGAGCGGATCCTCGACCTCGCCGCCGGCACGGGCGCGAGCTCGGTGTCGCTCGCGCGCAGCGGGGCCGAGGTGGTGGCTGCGGACTTCTCACCCGGGATGATCGCCGAGGGCATCCGCCGCTACGGAGCCCAGGCGCCCGGTGGCGGCATCCCGAATCTGTCGTTCGTCGAGGCGGACGCGACGCAGCTGCCCTTCGCCGACGCCGAGTTCGACGTCGTGACCATCTCGTTCGGACTGCGCAACGTCAACGACCCGCGCCGGGCGCTGGCCGAGATGCTGCGGGTGACCAAGCCGGGCGGCCGCCTGCTCATCAGCGAGTTCTCGCACCCGCCGTCCCGGGCCTTCGCCGGGCTCTACCGGTTCTACAACGACCGCGTCCTGCCGGTGGTCGCGCGCTGGGTGAGCTCGAACGCCGAAGCGTACGACTACCTCAACGAGTCGATCCGCGACTGGCCGGACCAGCGCACGCTCGCCGGCTGGATCGGCGAAGCGGGATGGACGGATGTCGCCCACCGCGACCTCTCGTTCGGGATCGTCGCGCTGCATCGCGCTGTCAAGCCCGCTGCCTGA
- the menD gene encoding 2-succinyl-5-enolpyruvyl-6-hydroxy-3-cyclohexene-1-carboxylic-acid synthase has protein sequence MTGSDGAAVERAPATDAAAALLGALVARGVRHVVLSPGSRSQALALVAAELERRGLIRLHVRIDERVAGFTALGIGRESGSPAAVICTSGTAVANLLPAVLEAHHSGVPLLLLTADRPPELRGIGANQATRQPGMFSGFVRFELDVATPGDVDPDGNGPEAGELRALAADAVTAARGTASRPAGPVHLNLPYRNPLSGALPPWLADAAEATETDAALDTFDDAASGAHYQGGGGIGEAEESPVDDAPVVLARGPRTIVVAGADAGPGAEEVAHLGAWPLIAEIVSGARFGRNLVHGYRSVLGHPELVDAIERVVVFGHPTLSREVVALLSRRDVAVIAVTGPGEALNLNGETVAAPAVVVADGEPDRAWLGAWMRASRAASVDLSPAAPDVDGLASAVPQERLGAISAEVAVLRAPVDRGALVDAVWRASWPHDRLVFASSRLVRVADSVLGGKKVPVHANRGLAGIDGIVATGIGVALASQDGSAAGVTRVLAGDLSLLHDVGALLLPGAEHEPRIQVIVGNDGGGTIFDGLEVADTAPREAADRVLLTPHETRLEQLALAYGWEYRRVTTRSALDQALTSPVGGRQLIEVPLTR, from the coding sequence ATGACAGGCTCGGACGGCGCCGCGGTCGAACGCGCCCCCGCGACCGATGCCGCCGCGGCACTCCTCGGCGCGCTCGTGGCGCGCGGCGTGCGCCACGTCGTGCTCAGTCCCGGCTCGCGGTCGCAGGCGCTGGCCCTCGTCGCGGCCGAGCTCGAGCGGCGCGGGCTCATCCGGCTGCACGTGCGCATCGACGAGCGCGTCGCCGGGTTCACGGCGCTCGGGATCGGCCGCGAGAGCGGTTCTCCTGCCGCCGTGATCTGCACGTCGGGCACCGCGGTGGCGAACCTGCTGCCCGCGGTGCTCGAAGCGCACCATTCCGGCGTGCCGCTGCTGCTGCTCACCGCCGACCGTCCGCCCGAGCTGCGCGGGATCGGCGCGAATCAGGCCACGCGGCAGCCCGGGATGTTCTCGGGGTTCGTGCGGTTCGAGCTCGATGTCGCCACCCCCGGCGACGTCGACCCGGACGGGAACGGCCCGGAGGCGGGGGAGCTGCGGGCGCTCGCCGCGGACGCCGTGACGGCCGCTCGCGGAACGGCCTCGCGGCCGGCCGGTCCGGTGCACCTGAACCTGCCCTACCGCAATCCGCTGTCGGGCGCGCTGCCGCCGTGGCTGGCCGACGCGGCCGAGGCGACCGAGACCGACGCAGCACTCGACACGTTCGACGACGCCGCCTCGGGCGCGCACTACCAGGGAGGCGGCGGCATCGGCGAGGCGGAGGAGTCGCCCGTCGACGATGCGCCGGTGGTGCTGGCGCGCGGGCCGCGGACGATCGTCGTCGCGGGAGCCGACGCCGGGCCCGGTGCCGAAGAGGTCGCACACCTCGGCGCGTGGCCGCTCATCGCCGAGATCGTCAGCGGCGCACGGTTCGGCCGCAATCTCGTGCACGGCTACCGCTCCGTGCTCGGTCATCCCGAGCTGGTGGACGCGATCGAGCGCGTCGTCGTGTTCGGACATCCCACCCTCAGCCGCGAGGTCGTCGCACTGCTCTCGCGCCGCGACGTCGCGGTGATCGCGGTGACCGGGCCCGGCGAAGCTCTCAACCTGAACGGCGAGACGGTGGCGGCACCCGCGGTGGTCGTGGCCGACGGCGAGCCCGACCGCGCGTGGCTCGGCGCCTGGATGCGGGCATCGCGGGCGGCATCCGTCGACCTGAGTCCCGCCGCCCCCGACGTCGACGGACTCGCGTCAGCCGTCCCGCAGGAGCGCCTCGGCGCGATCTCGGCCGAGGTCGCGGTGCTGCGCGCCCCGGTCGACCGGGGCGCCCTCGTCGACGCGGTCTGGCGCGCGAGCTGGCCGCACGACCGTCTGGTCTTCGCGTCATCGCGGCTGGTGCGCGTGGCTGACAGCGTGCTCGGCGGCAAGAAGGTTCCCGTCCACGCCAACCGCGGACTCGCCGGCATCGACGGGATCGTCGCGACCGGCATCGGCGTCGCGCTCGCGAGCCAGGACGGCAGTGCAGCGGGCGTCACCCGCGTGCTCGCCGGCGACCTGTCGCTGCTCCACGACGTCGGCGCGCTGCTGCTGCCGGGAGCCGAGCACGAGCCCCGGATCCAGGTCATCGTGGGCAACGACGGCGGCGGCACGATCTTCGACGGCCTCGAAGTCGCCGACACCGCTCCGCGCGAGGCGGCCGACCGGGTGCTGCTCACCCCCCACGAGACACGTCTCGAGCAGCTCGCGCTGGCCTACGGGTGGGAGTACCGACGCGTCACGACCCGCTCGGCGCTCGACCAGGCGCTGACCTCGCCCGTCGGCGGGCGGCAACTCATCGAGGTGCCGTTGACGCGCTGA
- a CDS encoding FAD-dependent oxidoreductase: MTKLRLAIVGAGPAGIYAADLLLKAERKFDVSIDLFDHLPAPYGLVRYGVAPDHPRIKGIINALRDVIDSGQIRMFGNVRFGEDITLDDLKHHYNAVIFATGAIRDAELDIPGIDAEGSYGAADFVSWYDGHPDFPREWPLDAASVGVIGNGNVALDVARVLAKHADDMLVTEIPDNVYQGLRASAVTDVHIFGRRGPAQVKFTPLELRELGELRDVDLVVYDEDFDYDEGSKAAIASNKQVMVIDRVLQSWRQRPSANGAGGEASRRLHLHFYAKPVEVKTDAAGRVAALVYERTRPNDEGGVEGTGELREIALQGLYRAVGYFGSPLPGVPFDATHGVIPNQEGQVLHEESNERVPGVYATGWIKRGPVGLIGHTKSDAMETVRHVINDQGSWWQPVDPSEQGVIDLLTQRGVAWTDLDGWHRLDQHEIALGAPAERARVKVVDRDEMVAISRAE, translated from the coding sequence ATGACCAAGCTCAGGCTGGCCATCGTCGGCGCCGGACCCGCCGGCATCTACGCTGCGGATCTGCTGCTGAAGGCGGAGCGCAAGTTCGACGTCTCGATCGACCTGTTCGACCACCTCCCGGCCCCCTACGGCCTCGTGCGCTACGGCGTCGCCCCCGACCACCCGCGCATCAAGGGCATCATCAACGCGCTGCGCGATGTGATCGACAGCGGCCAGATCCGGATGTTCGGCAACGTGCGCTTCGGTGAGGACATCACCCTCGACGACCTCAAGCACCACTACAACGCCGTCATCTTCGCGACCGGCGCGATCCGCGACGCCGAGCTCGACATCCCCGGCATCGACGCGGAGGGCTCGTACGGTGCCGCGGACTTCGTCAGCTGGTACGACGGACACCCCGACTTCCCGCGCGAGTGGCCGCTGGACGCAGCATCCGTCGGTGTCATCGGCAACGGCAACGTCGCGCTCGATGTCGCACGCGTGCTGGCCAAGCACGCCGACGACATGCTCGTGACCGAGATCCCCGACAACGTCTACCAGGGGCTGCGCGCATCCGCCGTGACCGATGTGCACATCTTCGGCCGCCGCGGTCCGGCGCAGGTGAAGTTCACCCCGCTCGAACTGCGCGAGCTGGGCGAGCTGCGCGACGTCGACCTCGTCGTCTACGACGAGGACTTCGACTACGACGAGGGCTCGAAGGCGGCCATCGCCTCGAACAAGCAGGTCATGGTGATCGACCGGGTGCTGCAGTCGTGGCGTCAGCGTCCGAGTGCGAACGGCGCCGGCGGCGAAGCGTCGCGCCGCCTGCACCTGCACTTCTACGCCAAGCCGGTCGAGGTGAAGACGGATGCCGCCGGCCGCGTGGCCGCGCTCGTGTATGAGCGGACGCGCCCGAACGACGAGGGCGGCGTCGAGGGCACCGGCGAGCTGCGCGAGATCGCGCTGCAGGGGCTGTACCGCGCCGTGGGCTACTTCGGCTCGCCGCTGCCGGGGGTGCCGTTCGATGCGACGCACGGCGTCATCCCGAACCAAGAGGGCCAGGTGCTGCACGAGGAATCGAACGAGCGCGTGCCCGGCGTCTACGCCACGGGGTGGATCAAGCGCGGACCCGTCGGTCTCATCGGTCACACGAAGTCGGACGCGATGGAGACCGTGCGCCACGTCATCAACGACCAGGGGTCGTGGTGGCAGCCCGTCGACCCCTCCGAGCAGGGCGTGATCGACTTGCTGACGCAGCGCGGTGTCGCCTGGACCGACCTCGACGGGTGGCACCGTCTCGACCAGCACGAGATCGCGCTCGGCGCCCCGGCGGAACGCGCGCGCGTGAAGGTCGTCGACCGTGACGAAATGGTCGCGATCTCGCGCGCCGAGTGA
- a CDS encoding carbohydrate ABC transporter permease, with amino-acid sequence MTWPQRIGWAAIIVAVLVWSLFPVFSILMTSFKTPSGLFSGTLLPQEWTLDNYAEILAPGGGAQDLFLPALRNSVGISLIATFIAVVLATLCAYAIARLDFRGKRIILVTALAVSVFPIVSIVTPLFNLWRVIGLYDTWLGLIIPYLSLTLPIAIWTLAAFFRQIPWELEQAAQVDGATPFEAFRKTVVPLAAPGVFTTAIIAFFIAWNDFVYGISLTSTSAARPVPAALSFFTGASQFEQPTGAISAAAIIVTIPIVVVVVIFQRRIVSGLTQGAVKG; translated from the coding sequence ATGACCTGGCCTCAGCGGATCGGGTGGGCGGCGATCATCGTCGCGGTGCTCGTCTGGTCGCTCTTCCCCGTTTTCTCGATCCTCATGACGTCGTTCAAGACGCCGTCGGGGCTGTTCTCGGGAACGCTGCTGCCGCAGGAGTGGACGCTCGACAACTACGCCGAGATCCTGGCCCCGGGCGGGGGAGCGCAAGACCTCTTCCTGCCGGCGCTGCGCAACTCGGTCGGCATCTCGCTCATCGCGACCTTCATCGCGGTCGTCCTGGCCACGCTGTGCGCCTACGCGATCGCGCGGCTGGACTTCCGCGGCAAGCGGATCATCCTGGTGACGGCGCTCGCCGTGTCGGTCTTCCCGATCGTGTCGATCGTGACGCCGCTGTTCAACCTGTGGCGCGTCATCGGGCTCTACGACACCTGGCTCGGGCTCATCATCCCGTACCTGTCGCTGACGCTGCCCATCGCGATCTGGACGCTCGCGGCGTTCTTCCGGCAGATCCCCTGGGAGCTCGAGCAGGCCGCCCAGGTCGACGGCGCGACGCCGTTCGAGGCCTTCCGCAAGACCGTCGTGCCCCTCGCGGCGCCCGGGGTGTTCACGACGGCGATCATCGCCTTCTTCATCGCCTGGAACGATTTCGTCTACGGCATCTCGCTCACCTCGACGAGCGCCGCCCGACCGGTGCCGGCGGCGCTGTCGTTCTTCACCGGCGCGTCGCAGTTCGAGCAGCCCACGGGCGCCATCTCAGCGGCCGCCATCATCGTGACGATCCCGATCGTCGTGGTCGTCGTCATCTTCCAGCGCCGGATCGTCTCCGGCCTCACGCAGGGCGCGGTGAAGGGATGA
- a CDS encoding DUF402 domain-containing protein, with translation MLRPAPGTPVTFRWRKWNGGTHWVHACVYLGSDEHGEWFGQRPGDRSSRPGRDFVAEHACVMLLPPSGEWVLTMNAPPHPTRVYIDLAWDARWDEGADPTGIDMDLDVVDSATRGIWIDDRDEWDEHRVAFGYPADIVARLEARAVELEADVTAHRAPFDDASVQRWLGVLGQLPAPRLDP, from the coding sequence ATGCTCCGCCCCGCCCCCGGAACCCCGGTGACCTTCCGCTGGCGCAAGTGGAACGGCGGAACGCACTGGGTGCACGCCTGCGTGTACCTCGGCAGCGACGAGCACGGGGAGTGGTTCGGCCAGCGGCCGGGCGACCGCAGCAGCCGTCCGGGTCGCGACTTCGTCGCCGAGCACGCGTGCGTCATGCTGCTGCCGCCGTCGGGGGAGTGGGTGCTGACGATGAACGCACCGCCGCATCCGACCCGCGTCTACATCGATCTCGCGTGGGACGCCCGGTGGGACGAGGGGGCCGACCCGACCGGCATCGACATGGACCTCGACGTGGTCGATTCGGCGACCCGCGGCATCTGGATCGACGATCGCGACGAGTGGGACGAGCACCGCGTCGCGTTCGGCTATCCGGCCGACATCGTGGCGCGTCTGGAAGCGCGCGCGGTCGAGCTCGAGGCGGATGTCACGGCCCACCGCGCTCCTTTCGACGACGCGTCGGTGCAGCGGTGGCTGGGCGTCCTCGGGCAGCTTCCCGCGCCTAGACTCGACCCGTGA
- a CDS encoding extracellular solute-binding protein, with protein MRTSRVLAAASVVALAATLGACAPDDGVPTLTWYINPDDGGQAKIAAACTDAADGAYRIQTSLLPRDAASQREQLARRLAAGDRSLDIMSLDPPFIPELAEPGFLDEVPEQLQNTDGIVQGAVDSASWDGELVTVPFWANTQLLWYRQSVVEAAGLDMSQPVTWDEIMTVAEEQDLRLGVQGALAESLTVWINALVASSGGTILENPEAPADELRLGLDSDAGRAAADIIGRIGSEGLGGPGLPTADENANMNLFQGEQGSFMVNWPFVWPAMTGADPEIADDLGWAVYPRVDADTPAAPPVGGINLGVGAFSENPDLAWQAVECIVQPANQAEYFVTNGNPPSNAAAYDDPRVQEEFPMADTIRESLELGVPRPQTPYYNEVSIGLQRTWHPPSAVTPDSTPRTSSEFILAVLRGERLL; from the coding sequence ATGCGCACTTCCCGGGTCCTGGCAGCCGCGTCGGTGGTCGCTCTCGCCGCGACCCTCGGCGCCTGCGCCCCCGATGACGGGGTGCCCACGCTCACCTGGTACATCAACCCCGACGACGGCGGGCAGGCGAAGATTGCCGCGGCGTGTACGGATGCCGCCGACGGCGCCTACCGCATCCAGACCTCGCTCCTGCCCCGTGATGCCGCGTCGCAGCGCGAGCAGCTCGCCCGGCGCCTGGCCGCCGGTGACCGATCGCTCGACATCATGAGTCTCGACCCACCGTTCATCCCCGAGCTGGCCGAGCCCGGGTTCCTCGACGAGGTCCCCGAGCAGTTGCAGAACACCGACGGCATCGTGCAGGGCGCCGTCGACTCGGCGAGCTGGGACGGCGAGCTGGTCACGGTCCCGTTCTGGGCCAACACGCAGTTGCTCTGGTATCGGCAGTCGGTCGTCGAGGCCGCCGGTCTCGACATGTCGCAGCCGGTCACGTGGGACGAGATCATGACGGTCGCCGAAGAGCAGGACCTGCGCCTCGGCGTCCAGGGCGCGCTGGCCGAGTCCCTCACGGTGTGGATCAACGCCCTCGTCGCCTCGTCCGGCGGCACCATCCTCGAGAACCCCGAGGCCCCTGCCGACGAGCTGCGCCTCGGGCTCGACAGCGACGCCGGTCGAGCCGCGGCCGACATTATCGGGCGCATCGGCTCTGAGGGGCTGGGCGGGCCGGGTCTGCCCACGGCCGACGAGAACGCCAACATGAACCTGTTCCAGGGGGAGCAGGGCTCGTTCATGGTGAACTGGCCCTTCGTCTGGCCCGCGATGACCGGAGCCGACCCCGAGATCGCCGACGACCTGGGATGGGCGGTCTACCCACGCGTCGACGCCGACACCCCGGCGGCACCGCCGGTCGGCGGCATCAACCTCGGCGTCGGGGCGTTCAGCGAGAACCCCGACCTCGCCTGGCAGGCCGTCGAGTGCATCGTGCAGCCGGCGAATCAGGCCGAGTACTTCGTCACGAACGGCAATCCGCCCTCCAACGCCGCGGCCTACGACGACCCGCGCGTGCAGGAGGAGTTCCCGATGGCCGACACCATCCGCGAGTCGCTCGAGCTGGGCGTCCCGCGGCCGCAGACGCCGTACTACAACGAAGTGTCGATCGGTCTGCAGCGCACCTGGCACCCGCCGAGCGCCGTGACCCCCGATTCGACGCCACGGACCTCGAGCGAGTTCATCCTCGCCGTGCTGCGAGGGGAGCGTCTGCTGTGA
- a CDS encoding PLD nuclease N-terminal domain-containing protein, producing MARLLLIGVLLALAFWVYSIVDCALQDPTRHRGVSKPVWILIVILLPVLGGILWFVVGRARRAATPTRRAPDDDPEFLGRIGSVRDQDERIRRLEEELAALDAEADDPRDTPPAPSASDDDAEGPAGSRGPRA from the coding sequence ATGGCGCGGCTCCTGCTCATCGGTGTGCTACTGGCACTCGCCTTCTGGGTGTACAGCATCGTGGACTGCGCGCTGCAGGACCCCACCCGCCATCGCGGGGTGAGCAAGCCGGTGTGGATCCTCATCGTGATCCTCCTGCCCGTGCTGGGCGGCATCCTGTGGTTCGTCGTCGGTCGCGCTCGTCGTGCCGCGACCCCGACTCGCCGCGCGCCCGATGACGACCCCGAGTTCCTCGGCCGCATCGGCTCGGTGCGCGACCAGGACGAGCGCATCCGCCGCCTGGAGGAGGAGCTCGCTGCTCTCGATGCCGAGGCCGACGACCCGCGCGACACCCCGCCGGCGCCGTCGGCGAGCGACGACGACGCCGAGGGGCCGGCCGGCTCCCGCGGCCCGCGCGCCTGA
- a CDS encoding polyprenyl synthetase family protein, whose protein sequence is MTSSPSAPRLAKHLGMTERIFAGPRTRKLLATVEAGLVRVEERLGDELTVSDALVDAKTRYLYEAGGKRLRPMLALLTAQLGDGATDDVLAGAAALELTHLGSLYHDDVMDGADKRRGVPSAHAVWGNNVAILTGDLLFSRASQLMARIGERAIRLQADTFERLVLGQMHETIGAQPGDDPVEFYIQVLADKTGSLIAAAAQVGVLFSNGPEELAAPLLTFGEKAGVAFQLLDDVIDLSADPEATGKVPGTDLRAGVPTMPYLLLTRATDDASRALAQTIDDGVSAIAEGADPAILDEPLARLRDHDVTAQTRRLAEQWADDAVAALEPLPAGAVRDALTRFAEVVVDRAS, encoded by the coding sequence GTGACATCGAGCCCCTCCGCGCCGCGGCTGGCGAAGCACCTCGGCATGACCGAGCGCATCTTCGCCGGTCCCCGGACCCGCAAGCTGCTCGCGACGGTCGAGGCGGGCCTCGTGCGCGTCGAGGAACGTCTCGGTGACGAGCTCACCGTCAGCGACGCGCTGGTCGACGCGAAGACCCGTTATCTGTACGAGGCGGGCGGCAAGCGGCTGCGTCCGATGCTCGCCCTGCTCACCGCCCAGCTCGGCGACGGCGCCACCGACGACGTCCTCGCGGGAGCGGCCGCGCTCGAACTGACGCACCTGGGCTCGCTCTACCACGACGACGTCATGGACGGCGCCGACAAGCGTCGCGGAGTCCCGAGCGCTCACGCGGTCTGGGGCAACAACGTCGCGATCCTGACGGGAGACCTGCTCTTCTCTCGGGCGAGCCAGCTGATGGCGCGCATCGGCGAGCGGGCCATCCGCCTGCAGGCCGACACCTTCGAGCGGCTGGTCCTGGGCCAGATGCACGAGACCATCGGCGCGCAGCCCGGCGACGACCCGGTCGAGTTCTACATCCAGGTGCTCGCCGACAAGACCGGATCGCTCATCGCCGCGGCCGCACAGGTCGGCGTGCTGTTCTCGAACGGTCCCGAAGAGCTCGCCGCCCCGCTGTTGACCTTCGGCGAGAAGGCCGGCGTCGCCTTCCAGCTGCTCGACGACGTCATCGACCTCTCGGCCGACCCCGAGGCGACCGGCAAGGTGCCCGGCACCGATCTGCGCGCCGGCGTTCCGACGATGCCGTACCTGCTGCTGACGCGGGCCACCGACGACGCGTCCCGCGCCCTCGCGCAGACCATCGACGACGGCGTCTCGGCGATCGCCGAGGGCGCGGACCCCGCGATCCTCGACGAGCCGTTGGCTCGCCTGCGCGACCACGACGTCACCGCCCAGACCCGGCGGCTCGCTGAGCAGTGGGCCGACGACGCCGTGGCGGCACTCGAGCCGCTCCCCGCCGGAGCCGTGCGCGACGCCCTGACCCGGTTCGCCGAGGTCGTCGTCGACCGCGCGAGCTGA